The genomic interval GTGGACAACACGGGCCGCATCACCATCAACAACCCCCGCGCCGCCCAGGCGCTCGACACCGCCGCGAGCTGGATTCGCAGCATCAGCCCGGCGGGCGTGACGACCTACGGCGAGGAGGAGGCGCGCGGCATCTTCCAGTCGGGGAACGCGGCCTTCATGCGCAACTGGCCCTACGCCTACGCGCTCGGCCAGAGCGAGGACTCCAAGGTCAAGGGCAAGATCGGCGTGGCGCCCCTGCCCGCGGGCCCCGGCGGCAAGCCCGCCGCGACGCTCGGCGGCTGGAACCTCGGCGTGAGCTCCTACTCGAAGAACCAGGCGGCGGCCATCGAACTCGTGCGCTACCTCACCGGCCCGGAGGAGCAGAAGATCCGCGCCATCGAGGGGGCCTACAACCCCACCATCTCGGCGCTGTACCGCGACCAGGCGATCTTGAAGGCCAACCCCTTCTTCGGCAGCCTGCTCAGCGTGTTCACGAACGCGGTGCCGCGCCCCTCGGCGGCCACCAAGGGCAAGTACAACCAGGTCTCGCAGGCCTTCAGCACCGCCGTGAGCAACGTGCTCAATGGCCGCTCCAAGGGCCAGGCGGCGGTCGCGCAGCTCTCCACCGAACTCGCCCGCATCAAGGGGCGCGGCTTCTAAAGCCCGCACAGCGCGCGGGTGGGCCCACCCGCCCCTGAGCGCCCCCCGGGGGACGTCCACAGCCTGGGCGTCCCCCTTCTCCTTTCTTCCGGGCCGCGAGAGCGCAATCCTTTGCATTCACCTTCTCCTCGCGCGCCCCTCATCCAGGCGCCGGGTCCGGGGTTCAGGCTGAGGTTGAGCAAACACCTGACCGCGGGCTGACGGCCCCCAGCCTCTCGCCGCCGTTTTCCTCGCCGCTTCTTGGCCGTGGCCGACCGCGCTCCGGCACACCACCCCCGCCGTCCCCACCCTGCCGGGGGCGCCGGGCGAGACAGGGGGCAATCCATGACCACCAAGGCCACACCTCCCGGCGCCGTAGCTCCCACCCGCAGGCGGGGCATCGAGACGGCCCGCGCGCGGCAGGCGATCTGGCTGCTGCTGCCGACCCTGATCGCCATCGCGGTCGTGGCGGGCTATCCGCTCTACCGCACCTTTTTCTTCTCGCTGTTCGAGGCCAACCTCACCACGCCCGACCAGCGTTCCTTTCTGGGGCTGGGGAACTTTTGGTTCACCACCGACGAGGGCGTGCCGCTGGGCTTCTTGCAAGACCCCAAGTGGTGGACGGCGGTGCGCAACACCCTGCTCTTCACGGTCGTCAGCGTCTTTCTGGAGACGGTCCTGGGCGTGATCATCGCGCTTGTGGTGAACAGCGCCTTCAAGGGGCGGGCCTTCCTGCGCACGGCGATGCTGGTGCCCTGGGCGATTCCCACGGTGGTGAGCGCGCAGATGTGGGCGTACATGTACAACGACTCCTTCGGGCTGGTCGGGCGCGGGCTGCTGGGCGGTCAGGCGCTCCTCGCCGACCCCAGCACCGCGATCTGGGCCCTCATCGCGGTGGACGTGTGGAAGACGACCTCTTTCATGGCGCTGCTGATTCTGGCGGGGCTGCAAAGTCTGCCGGGCGACATGTACGAGGCCGCCGACATGGACGGCGCGAGCAAGTGGACCCAGTTCTGGCGGCTGACGCTGCCCCTCTTGAGACCCGCGCTGCTCGTCGCGCTGGTCTTTCGCAGCCTCGACGCCCTGCGCGTCTTCGACATCATGTACGTGATGCTGGGGGCCAACAACGCCGCCTCGACCAGCATGACGGGCTACGCCCGGCAGGCCATGATCGACAACTCGCTCCTGGGCCTGGGCAGTGCGGTCGCCGTGGCGATCTTCCTGATCATCATGGTGATCGTCGTCATGTACGTCACCGCCTTCCGGGTGCGGTTCGACTGAGGAGGTCCTTGCGCCATGTACCTGAAACGCACCAACCCGTTCCTGTTCTACCTCCAGCGCGTCCTCTTCTACCTCCTCGTCCTCGCCATCGCCGTGTACCTGCTCTTCCCCTTCCTGTGGGCGGTCCTGACGAGCTTCCGGCGGGCGGGCGACCTCTTCTTGCCGCCGCTGCAATTCATCGCCGCGCCCTCCACCCTGAGCAACTACACGCAGGTCTTCACCAACCCCGGCTTCCAGCGCGGGT from Deinococcus planocerae carries:
- a CDS encoding ABC transporter substrate-binding protein yields the protein MRKALAVVSLVAAFGAASQAGAVTLTLACGAVGQELELCKAGADRWAKRTGNTVRIFESPNLTNDRLGLYQQQLAARSSDIDVYQLDIIWPGLLSQHFVDLKGKVPAAELNRHFPRIVEANTVNGKLVAMPWFTDAGLLYYRTDLLRKYGYSAAPKTWAELATMAKKIQDGERPSNSTFAGFVFQGKNYEGLTCDALEWISSFNGGTIVDNTGRITINNPRAAQALDTAASWIRSISPAGVTTYGEEEARGIFQSGNAAFMRNWPYAYALGQSEDSKVKGKIGVAPLPAGPGGKPAATLGGWNLGVSSYSKNQAAAIELVRYLTGPEEQKIRAIEGAYNPTISALYRDQAILKANPFFGSLLSVFTNAVPRPSAATKGKYNQVSQAFSTAVSNVLNGRSKGQAAVAQLSTELARIKGRGF
- a CDS encoding carbohydrate ABC transporter permease; protein product: MTTKATPPGAVAPTRRRGIETARARQAIWLLLPTLIAIAVVAGYPLYRTFFFSLFEANLTTPDQRSFLGLGNFWFTTDEGVPLGFLQDPKWWTAVRNTLLFTVVSVFLETVLGVIIALVVNSAFKGRAFLRTAMLVPWAIPTVVSAQMWAYMYNDSFGLVGRGLLGGQALLADPSTAIWALIAVDVWKTTSFMALLILAGLQSLPGDMYEAADMDGASKWTQFWRLTLPLLRPALLVALVFRSLDALRVFDIMYVMLGANNAASTSMTGYARQAMIDNSLLGLGSAVAVAIFLIIMVIVVMYVTAFRVRFD